Genomic DNA from Cyanobacteriota bacterium:
CTTATACCCAAACATGTCAAAAGAAAGTTAGATTCTGAGTTGTTGAGACAGATCTCCTATAGTACAATCATCTAGGTTTAAAAGATGCTTGAAGCTACAGAGCTAATCAAAGAATATACAACACGCAAATCTGCTTATGCAATAATACCCATCACCTGGAATGAAGGTGAAAAGATAGTAAAGCAAATTGATAGAATGCAATCGATAGTTAATTATGCCGATATAATCATTGCCGATAATGCTAGCGATGATGGATCACTAGAAGACGAGTTTCTTCAATCAAAAAATATAAGAGCCAAAGTTATTAGCTCTGCAAGGGGCTATGGCAATGCTCTCAGACCTGCAATCTCTTACGCTCTTAATCAGGGCTATGAAGGCATCATTGCGATCGATGGCAATAACAAAGACGGACCTGAAGCTGTTATTGAAATGATAGAATATTTAAAACAAGGATATGGCTTTATCCAAGCATCGCGTTTCATGAAAGGTGGAATAGAAAAAAATATGCCACTCGATCGCTTACTTGCAGTT
This window encodes:
- a CDS encoding glycosyltransferase family 2 protein codes for the protein MLEATELIKEYTTRKSAYAIIPITWNEGEKIVKQIDRMQSIVNYADIIIADNASDDGSLEDEFLQSKNIRAKVISSARGYGNALRPAISYALNQGYEGIIAIDGNNKDGPEAVIEMIEYLKQGYGFIQASRFMKGGIEKNMPLDRLLAVKLFMIPLFAIASGFTYTDPSNGFKAYSREFLLDPRVAPLREIFHDYRFQYFASTQALRLGYKVIEVPATRVYPDKGKTPTKIRGLWSRIIIMWQMLEAALGRYNV